In Archangium violaceum, the following are encoded in one genomic region:
- a CDS encoding trans-sulfuration enzyme family protein, with product MASEWDVRTRLVQTDADSEEGAPLNTPLVMSTTFRAHPEGVGFSAVDMGEESPFFYARWSTPTVRTLERRLADLEGGEDALCFASGMAAITGLLLHLLKPGDHLVLSDVCYAGAAEFARGMLRRYGVEVSPVDTSDLAQVRAALRPNTRLVYIETPCNPILKLTDVQAVASLAHEAGARLVVDATLATPIGLQPLALGADFVIHSLTKYIGGHGDVLGGVVVGRRTELAALRQDSLIHLGAVLSPFPAWLILRSLPTLPQRMAAHEASARAVASFLQNHPRVRHVIYPGLDSHPQAELARRQLRNTSGMIAFQTEDGPAMARRLAERMKVVKYAVSLGKPHSLVFYLPTEDLQRTSFQLPPDLLERYRAWAGDGIFRLSIGLEAPDDLIRDLDQALGP from the coding sequence ATGGCTTCGGAATGGGATGTGCGTACACGGCTGGTGCAGACCGACGCGGACTCGGAGGAAGGGGCTCCGCTCAATACGCCCCTCGTGATGTCCACCACCTTCCGCGCCCACCCCGAGGGCGTGGGGTTCTCCGCCGTGGACATGGGGGAGGAGTCCCCCTTCTTCTACGCGCGCTGGTCCACGCCCACCGTGCGGACCCTGGAGCGGCGTCTGGCCGATCTCGAAGGAGGCGAGGACGCGCTCTGCTTCGCCAGCGGCATGGCCGCCATCACCGGCCTCCTGCTGCACCTGCTCAAGCCCGGCGACCACCTCGTTCTCAGTGACGTCTGCTACGCGGGCGCGGCCGAGTTCGCCCGGGGCATGTTGCGGCGCTATGGCGTGGAGGTGTCGCCCGTGGATACCTCGGACCTCGCCCAGGTCCGTGCCGCCCTTCGTCCGAACACGCGGCTCGTCTACATCGAGACGCCGTGCAACCCCATCCTGAAGCTGACCGACGTCCAGGCCGTAGCCTCCCTCGCGCACGAGGCCGGAGCGCGCCTGGTGGTCGATGCCACCCTCGCCACGCCCATCGGCCTCCAGCCGCTCGCACTCGGGGCCGACTTCGTCATCCACTCGCTCACCAAGTACATCGGCGGCCACGGTGACGTGCTGGGCGGCGTCGTCGTGGGCCGGAGGACCGAGCTCGCGGCGCTGCGTCAGGACTCGCTCATCCACCTGGGCGCCGTGCTCAGCCCGTTCCCCGCGTGGCTCATCCTCCGCAGCCTGCCGACCCTGCCTCAGCGCATGGCCGCTCACGAGGCCTCGGCTCGCGCGGTGGCCTCGTTCCTCCAGAACCACCCGCGCGTGCGCCACGTCATCTACCCGGGGCTCGACTCCCATCCGCAGGCGGAGCTCGCCCGCCGGCAGCTGCGCAACACCTCCGGCATGATCGCCTTCCAGACCGAAGACGGTCCCGCCATGGCGCGCCGCCTCGCCGAGCGCATGAAGGTCGTCAAGTACGCCGTGTCACTCGGCAAGCCGCACAGCCTCGTCTTCTACCTGCCGACGGAGGACTTGCAGCGCACGTCCTTCCAGCTCCCACCCGACCTGCTGGAGCGCTACCGGGCCTGGGCGGGAGACGGCATCTTCCGGCTGTCGATCGGACTGGAGGCCCCGGACGATCTCATCCGGGACCTCGATCAGGCGCTGGGCCCCTGA
- a CDS encoding helix-turn-helix domain-containing protein, whose amino-acid sequence MDTDIQPALGEVAREARERLGLTQTQVANKVGLVPGVYGRIERGDMMPSVPTLHRICLVLGISSDALLGLDPSRVVARVDESPSEEKLPPELRRVLHQLRAWPAKRLKMLSRVLTLIASETED is encoded by the coding sequence ATGGACACGGACATTCAGCCAGCGCTGGGCGAGGTAGCGCGTGAAGCCCGCGAGCGTCTTGGTCTCACGCAGACCCAGGTCGCCAACAAGGTGGGACTCGTCCCTGGCGTTTACGGGCGCATCGAGCGCGGGGACATGATGCCCAGTGTGCCGACCCTCCATCGCATCTGCCTCGTTCTGGGGATCTCCTCCGATGCGCTGCTGGGGTTGGACCCTTCGCGAGTCGTCGCCCGGGTGGACGAATCGCCCTCCGAGGAGAAGCTCCCCCCGGAATTGCGGCGCGTCCTTCATCAACTTCGGGCGTGGCCAGCGAAGCGGTTGAAGATGCTCAGCAGGGTCCTGACCTTGATCGCCTCCGAGACCGAGGACTGA
- a CDS encoding FAD-dependent monooxygenase, translated as MSQKTNPQVVIVGAGPAGMLLAYQLVTNGVPVRVLERHPDFEREFRGELLQPSALAPLEKLGILPLLVERKLALPNVERRLFVGRTRRVMVPGGKERGSLVSQAGLLQLLHELCGRHPHYQLDFGTTALQTIREDGRVVALKTRREGIEGRVEGDLFVDCSGRNSGLRRDVGLQVQTTQVPADVVWLRFDLSDTPEALPESVDVHMFGKGVVVVFVPTTRSRLQVAYSAPGDLGGLRKDLPELRRRLLPTVPEKLRPHIEAKLDERTESQFLRVVVDRVERWHAPGILFLGDAAHTMSPSGGLGLNLAIRDSLVAANHLLDAIHAGQPLDERVFQKIEDERRPETDMIQGMQTRVHRMVMAPMFVEHIMFTLLGLVLRLMKKADQSSQGVTQVEMRYGVPVSQLP; from the coding sequence ATGTCTCAGAAAACGAATCCCCAGGTCGTCATCGTTGGTGCGGGTCCCGCCGGAATGCTGCTCGCCTACCAGTTGGTGACGAATGGTGTCCCGGTACGGGTGCTCGAGCGGCATCCCGACTTCGAGCGCGAGTTCCGCGGCGAGCTGCTGCAACCCTCGGCGCTCGCCCCGCTGGAGAAGCTCGGTATCCTCCCGCTGCTGGTGGAGCGGAAGCTGGCGCTCCCGAACGTCGAGCGACGGCTGTTCGTCGGGCGGACCCGGCGGGTGATGGTCCCGGGTGGAAAGGAGCGAGGCTCGCTGGTCTCCCAGGCGGGGCTGCTGCAACTGCTGCACGAGCTGTGCGGCCGCCATCCCCATTACCAGCTGGACTTCGGCACCACGGCCCTCCAGACGATCCGTGAGGATGGCCGGGTGGTGGCGCTGAAGACGCGGCGGGAAGGCATCGAGGGCCGTGTCGAGGGCGATCTCTTCGTGGACTGCAGCGGCCGGAACAGCGGGCTGCGCAGGGACGTGGGGCTCCAGGTCCAGACGACGCAGGTTCCCGCGGACGTGGTGTGGCTGCGCTTCGATCTCTCGGACACGCCGGAGGCCCTCCCGGAGAGCGTCGACGTGCACATGTTCGGCAAGGGCGTGGTGGTCGTCTTCGTCCCGACGACGCGGTCGCGACTGCAGGTGGCCTACAGCGCTCCTGGAGATCTCGGCGGCTTGCGAAAGGATCTGCCCGAGCTGCGCCGCCGGTTGCTGCCGACGGTGCCCGAGAAGCTGCGGCCCCACATCGAGGCGAAGCTCGACGAGCGCACCGAATCCCAGTTCCTGCGGGTGGTGGTCGATCGCGTCGAGCGCTGGCATGCCCCGGGGATCCTGTTCCTGGGCGATGCCGCGCATACGATGTCTCCCTCGGGAGGATTGGGATTGAACCTGGCGATCCGAGACAGCCTCGTAGCCGCCAACCACCTGCTCGATGCGATCCACGCGGGTCAGCCGCTCGACGAGCGGGTCTTCCAGAAGATCGAGGACGAGCGTCGGCCCGAGACCGACATGATCCAGGGCATGCAGACGCGGGTGCACCGGATGGTGATGGCCCCGATGTTCGTCGAGCACATCATGTTCACCCTGCTCGGCCTGGTGTTGCGGCTCATGAAGAAGGCGGATCAGAGCAGCCAGGGCGTCACCCAGGTGGAGATGCGCTACGGCGTCCCGGTGTCCCAGCTCCCGTGA
- a CDS encoding helix-turn-helix transcriptional regulator produces MMENKDRNRLAMHLGETLREARKRAELTQVDVAERVELATEVLGRIERGNMLPSVPTLRKLCRTLHVDANAMLGLDAETAPSWPEEPDREAEDLPELRRVLRTLRRMDAAQLSVVGSTATALLRYSGQRPEDPSE; encoded by the coding sequence ATGATGGAAAACAAAGACAGGAATCGGCTGGCGATGCACCTGGGAGAGACACTGCGCGAGGCACGCAAGCGAGCGGAGCTGACCCAGGTCGATGTCGCGGAGCGCGTCGAGCTCGCGACCGAGGTGCTTGGCCGGATCGAACGAGGGAACATGCTCCCGAGCGTGCCGACCCTGCGCAAGCTGTGCCGCACACTGCACGTGGACGCCAATGCCATGTTGGGGCTCGACGCCGAGACTGCTCCGTCCTGGCCGGAGGAGCCCGACCGCGAGGCGGAGGATCTCCCGGAGTTGCGCCGGGTGCTGCGGACGCTGCGCCGGATGGATGCCGCGCAGCTCTCCGTGGTGGGCAGCACGGCTACCGCCCTGCTGAGATACTCGGGACAACGGCCAGAGGACCCCTCGGAGTGA
- a CDS encoding acyltransferase domain-containing protein, which produces MRRTFEESLMRHEDQADRDEGPCRPVFVFSGQGSQWTGMGRALLESPVCAPVLEACEAEVQRHMGWSLREALTAEGARLGDIEVSCPAIVAMEIALAALWRSWGVEPAAVVGHSIGEVAAAHVAGVLSLEDAMRVICHQGRIIGRLRGQGAMAVVGLPWARAGEVLPEFEGRVWRAIHASPDWTVLAAEPEVLEEVLVALRRKGVPARRVDSEVAAHWPKVDPLRGELRGLLEELRPGPERLPVVSTVTGGTLAGARFDADYWVRNLAEPVLFREAVDVLLGAGHDVFLEVSPHPLVKHSLESCLERAGRRGTLLVSLRRGRAPGQEMPGALRTLSELGPRCRRSALANVA; this is translated from the coding sequence ATGCGGCGGACCTTCGAGGAGTCCCTGATGCGTCACGAGGATCAGGCGGATCGGGACGAGGGCCCGTGCCGACCGGTCTTCGTCTTCTCGGGCCAGGGCTCGCAGTGGACGGGCATGGGGCGGGCGCTGCTGGAGTCGCCGGTATGCGCCCCGGTGCTGGAGGCCTGTGAGGCCGAGGTCCAGCGGCACATGGGCTGGTCGCTGCGGGAGGCGCTGACGGCGGAGGGCGCGCGCCTGGGCGACATCGAGGTGAGCTGCCCGGCCATCGTGGCGATGGAGATCGCGCTGGCGGCGCTGTGGCGCTCGTGGGGCGTGGAGCCGGCGGCGGTGGTGGGGCACAGCATCGGCGAGGTGGCGGCGGCGCACGTGGCGGGGGTGCTCTCGCTGGAGGACGCGATGCGCGTCATCTGCCACCAGGGCCGCATCATCGGGCGCCTGCGAGGGCAGGGGGCCATGGCGGTGGTGGGCCTGCCCTGGGCGCGGGCCGGCGAGGTGCTGCCCGAGTTCGAGGGCCGGGTGTGGCGGGCCATCCACGCGAGCCCCGACTGGACGGTGCTGGCCGCGGAGCCGGAGGTGCTGGAGGAGGTGTTGGTGGCGCTGCGCCGGAAGGGCGTGCCGGCCCGGCGTGTCGACTCGGAGGTGGCGGCGCACTGGCCGAAGGTGGATCCGCTCCGCGGCGAGCTGCGCGGGCTGCTCGAGGAGCTCCGCCCCGGCCCGGAGCGGCTGCCGGTGGTCTCCACGGTGACGGGCGGCACGCTCGCGGGAGCGCGGTTCGACGCGGACTACTGGGTGCGCAACCTGGCCGAGCCGGTGCTGTTCCGCGAGGCGGTGGATGTGCTGCTCGGCGCGGGGCACGACGTCTTCCTGGAGGTCAGCCCGCACCCGCTGGTGAAGCACTCGCTGGAGTCGTGCCTGGAGCGGGCGGGACGTCGCGGGACGCTGCTCGTGTCGCTGCGGCGGGGCAGGGCGCCCGGCCAGGAGATGCCGGGTGCGCTGCGCACGCTGTCCGAGCTGGGTCCTCGGTGCCGGCGCTCGGCGCTGGCGAACGTGGCCTGA
- a CDS encoding serine/threonine-protein kinase has protein sequence MGWVHRLPEVGELLGQYRIVEVLGSGSYGHVYKAEHAGKFYAVKVLRGRLLHERVRREIRILLHLDHPDVVRFYGCGYWPEPSTGHWYIVMEFAGGRTLEAYASEENPSARRSARIVMDVALTLGEVLRQGAMHRDLKPDNIIIRDVNVRPLLIDFGVGTLMGAPAITSARHPPGTLEFRAPEAWRFSRENDSASYDYSMADELWALGVTFYWLLTDVLPFGDRGDEDDGGLAERVLHQTPIAPHLLNPRVPRALSDICMRMLEKEPAARYPSVVEFCAALDAALAGAELDGSWDLPLIDPDEPHDRTTEEDPARVDANDSKRWLHRWRKEKRRRGRKLLEKAGDAPEPATAPPASQATASVEAPSETSVPPPPASRRRGRLVASAGLVAGVVLGLFLFAHSPLFTSVSEPPYTSSNTATTRQTGPGHEVASTAKPPDPPDGEGAAPTMDSISAPVMITMLGKDDLGEKPQQKKTKSLGSAGKVLGTAAICTTLAACPAPQVRPTPEPAACPAGAVEAMAEKLGVRVGQKFSAYLGKAGPPDIIIRDGPISAQLGPRRPGESSGVIILSGTLTIGKERVFGRFTEARDLKADGQPFPVCFELWDGWGRGRGVVHEPSGGSDSVRIDNAPDVMAVRGFE, from the coding sequence ATGGGATGGGTCCACAGGCTGCCCGAAGTCGGTGAGCTGCTCGGGCAGTACCGCATCGTCGAGGTGCTCGGCTCCGGCAGCTACGGCCATGTCTACAAGGCCGAACACGCTGGGAAGTTCTACGCGGTGAAGGTCCTCCGGGGACGCCTGTTACATGAACGGGTCCGGCGAGAGATCCGCATCCTGCTTCATCTGGATCACCCCGACGTCGTCCGCTTCTACGGGTGCGGCTACTGGCCAGAGCCCTCCACCGGGCATTGGTACATCGTCATGGAATTCGCTGGAGGGCGAACACTGGAGGCGTACGCCTCGGAGGAGAACCCCTCGGCCCGCAGATCCGCGCGCATCGTGATGGATGTCGCCCTGACGCTCGGCGAGGTGCTCCGGCAAGGTGCCATGCACCGAGATCTCAAGCCGGACAACATCATCATCCGTGATGTGAACGTGAGGCCGCTCCTGATCGACTTCGGAGTGGGCACGCTCATGGGGGCTCCGGCCATCACCAGCGCGCGCCATCCTCCTGGCACCCTCGAGTTCCGAGCTCCGGAGGCCTGGCGCTTCAGCCGGGAGAACGACTCCGCGAGCTACGATTACAGCATGGCCGACGAGCTGTGGGCGCTCGGCGTGACGTTCTACTGGCTGCTGACGGACGTCTTGCCCTTTGGTGACAGGGGGGACGAAGACGACGGCGGGCTCGCCGAGCGCGTACTCCACCAGACGCCCATCGCGCCCCACCTCCTCAACCCGCGCGTACCGCGAGCACTCTCCGACATCTGCATGCGCATGCTGGAGAAGGAGCCGGCGGCGCGTTACCCGAGCGTGGTGGAGTTCTGCGCGGCACTGGATGCCGCCCTGGCCGGGGCGGAGCTCGACGGAAGCTGGGATCTCCCTCTGATCGATCCGGATGAACCCCATGACAGGACAACGGAGGAAGATCCTGCGCGGGTGGACGCAAACGACTCGAAGCGCTGGCTCCATCGTTGGCGGAAGGAGAAGCGCCGGAGAGGGCGGAAGCTCCTGGAGAAGGCCGGAGATGCTCCCGAGCCTGCCACCGCGCCGCCCGCCTCCCAAGCTACGGCTTCAGTGGAAGCACCGAGCGAGACCTCGGTTCCACCCCCTCCGGCGTCGCGGCGTCGCGGTCGCCTTGTCGCGTCAGCCGGGCTCGTTGCGGGAGTGGTGCTCGGCCTCTTCCTGTTCGCTCATTCGCCGCTCTTCACTTCTGTATCGGAGCCACCCTACACGTCCTCCAACACTGCCACGACGCGACAAACCGGGCCCGGTCACGAAGTGGCGTCCACGGCGAAGCCACCAGATCCTCCAGATGGAGAGGGCGCGGCGCCCACGATGGACTCCATCTCCGCGCCAGTGATGATCACGATGCTTGGCAAGGACGACCTCGGAGAGAAGCCCCAGCAGAAGAAGACGAAGTCTCTCGGATCCGCAGGCAAGGTCCTGGGGACGGCAGCCATCTGTACGACCCTGGCGGCGTGCCCCGCTCCACAGGTTCGGCCCACTCCGGAACCCGCTGCGTGTCCGGCCGGTGCGGTCGAGGCCATGGCGGAGAAGCTGGGTGTTCGCGTCGGGCAAAAGTTCTCCGCCTATCTCGGCAAAGCGGGGCCTCCTGACATCATCATTCGCGATGGCCCCATCTCCGCCCAGCTCGGACCCCGCCGACCAGGAGAGAGTTCGGGCGTCATCATCCTTTCGGGGACACTCACCATCGGGAAGGAGCGCGTCTTCGGCAGATTCACCGAAGCGCGTGACTTGAAGGCGGACGGGCAACCGTTTCCCGTGTGCTTCGAGCTGTGGGATGGATGGGGCCGTGGAAGAGGCGTCGTCCATGAGCCCAGCGGAGGCTCGGATTCCGTCCGTATCGATAATGCGCCGGACGTGATGGCCGTCCGTGGTTTCGAGTGA
- a CDS encoding DUF2381 family protein — protein MNAVFASPSIVLPLVLLAGTSTTVRTCPPSGESESRCIELMAEGTSDASEVQLSPGQPTTFLFDSDVLADEMSLENRERFEVALGKRLITLVPSEKMHGEKPGKMMVCFADGAAPACATFRLVVHPAIAERQVDLFRHPRPVDSIQADLTKSYEENARLRAELGRLHAERNRPDGLTGLYTSGMMGEAGIPCSRLHVIQRKGETLNGWKLLACRAPGKMAVLVELTNPDGAAPWSAQGAKLVGPKGQELMGSVWPLGPILPTETRTLFIEVQATNVQTDGPFILKLWEAEGPRTVTLGGVTFPSLAEKPEP, from the coding sequence GTGAACGCCGTGTTCGCATCGCCATCCATCGTTCTGCCACTGGTACTTCTGGCAGGCACCTCCACCACCGTGCGAACGTGCCCCCCGTCTGGGGAAAGCGAGAGCCGCTGCATCGAGTTGATGGCGGAGGGGACCTCTGATGCGTCCGAGGTGCAGCTCAGCCCCGGACAGCCCACCACCTTCCTCTTCGACTCGGATGTGCTCGCTGACGAGATGTCGCTGGAGAATCGTGAACGTTTCGAGGTGGCACTTGGCAAGCGCCTCATCACGCTCGTCCCCTCGGAAAAGATGCACGGTGAAAAACCCGGCAAGATGATGGTGTGCTTCGCGGATGGCGCGGCCCCGGCATGTGCGACCTTCCGGTTGGTCGTTCATCCCGCGATTGCCGAACGCCAGGTGGATCTCTTCCGCCATCCGCGTCCGGTGGACTCCATCCAAGCCGACTTGACGAAGTCCTACGAGGAGAACGCACGACTGCGCGCGGAGCTCGGACGGCTGCATGCGGAGCGGAACAGGCCGGATGGCCTGACCGGTCTCTACACTTCCGGCATGATGGGCGAGGCGGGCATCCCCTGCTCACGACTCCATGTCATTCAACGCAAGGGAGAGACACTGAATGGGTGGAAGCTCCTGGCCTGCCGTGCTCCCGGAAAGATGGCCGTGTTGGTGGAATTGACGAATCCGGACGGTGCGGCCCCCTGGAGCGCACAAGGGGCGAAGCTGGTGGGTCCGAAGGGCCAGGAGCTGATGGGCTCCGTGTGGCCCCTGGGCCCCATTCTCCCAACCGAAACCCGCACTCTCTTCATCGAGGTACAAGCCACGAACGTGCAGACCGATGGACCCTTCATCCTGAAGCTCTGGGAGGCGGAGGGGCCGCGAACCGTCACGCTCGGCGGTGTGACCTTCCCATCCCTGGCCGAGAAGCCAGAGCCTTGA
- a CDS encoding protein kinase domain-containing protein gives MPPVRHHPLGPLVPGEGSRPFLALALEEGRSPLPVVLVWAPPEVTRDPTLLTKLERETQRATIFDHPNILRVHGLVTLDGRLARVTEYADGEPLRKVLEVAHRLPPPFAALVVADVATGVHYAHVAGSDDGTPLIHGDLRPETVMVSFSGVCKVSGYGALSVAPQERNILRKRNQRLYSAPEQLMGGRAASSVLTDVFLLGLLLYECLSGRRPFQDSLEPDKAILNRPLPPLPVEVPAVLNDVVRRATAKRADQRYPSAHAFREALVAASGALPTTAAFAELLAKLLPPEGEARLARKKLLEKGLSGGPITQPVPIPVAERITQPVPVPVVPARPTSQPVPVPISERITQPVPVPVIPAAAMPTGQSVPVPVAARITQPIRPISERITQPTPAVADTSLVETERAIPVAPSAPPAPAVADTSLVETERAIPIGTEAATTSSRVTQPAEAVPPAAATRAERTTAPVPSRRPMGLIAITIGAVLLLSGIGAVWSTRNKPEVFEDTNLPAIEPSVLLTAEPEAPRDAGVRVPSKAPAPAPATPSVTELFVNPDVEVSINGRVIGRTPLTVPLPLGRHTLTFTDTSKGLKTARMIDITHEGTSTFHIRLGMGSVLIQGPEGSRISLNGKDVGTAPLAEMTLFEGVYDVRVTASDGAVWEKTFQLMGDQRQVLVPEFDAEE, from the coding sequence ATGCCCCCGGTTCGTCATCATCCGCTCGGTCCCCTCGTCCCGGGTGAAGGATCCCGCCCCTTCCTCGCACTGGCTCTCGAAGAGGGCAGGTCCCCCCTTCCCGTCGTCCTCGTCTGGGCCCCGCCAGAGGTAACGCGGGATCCCACGCTGCTGACCAAGCTCGAGCGGGAGACGCAGCGCGCCACCATCTTCGATCACCCCAACATCCTGCGGGTGCACGGGCTGGTGACGCTGGACGGCCGGCTCGCCCGAGTGACGGAGTACGCGGACGGTGAGCCCCTGCGCAAGGTGTTGGAGGTGGCCCACCGCCTGCCGCCGCCCTTCGCCGCGCTCGTGGTGGCGGACGTGGCGACGGGTGTCCATTACGCCCACGTGGCCGGCAGCGATGACGGTACCCCGCTGATCCACGGAGACCTGCGCCCGGAGACGGTGATGGTCTCCTTCAGTGGCGTGTGCAAGGTGTCGGGCTACGGCGCGCTGAGCGTGGCGCCGCAGGAGCGCAACATCCTGCGCAAGCGCAACCAGCGCCTCTACAGCGCCCCCGAGCAGCTCATGGGAGGCCGTGCGGCGTCCTCGGTGCTGACGGATGTGTTCCTCCTGGGCCTGCTGCTGTACGAGTGCCTGTCGGGGCGCAGGCCGTTCCAGGACTCGCTGGAGCCCGACAAGGCCATCCTCAACCGCCCGCTGCCGCCCCTGCCGGTGGAAGTGCCGGCCGTGCTCAACGACGTGGTGCGCCGCGCCACGGCCAAGCGCGCCGATCAGCGCTACCCGAGCGCCCATGCCTTCCGCGAGGCCCTGGTGGCCGCCAGCGGCGCGCTGCCCACCACCGCCGCGTTCGCGGAGCTGCTCGCCAAGCTGCTGCCTCCCGAGGGCGAGGCCCGGCTCGCCCGGAAGAAGCTGCTCGAGAAGGGCCTCTCCGGGGGACCCATCACCCAGCCCGTGCCCATTCCGGTGGCCGAGCGCATCACCCAGCCGGTGCCCGTGCCCGTCGTCCCGGCCCGGCCCACCAGCCAACCGGTGCCCGTTCCGATCTCCGAGCGCATCACCCAGCCGGTGCCCGTGCCCGTCATCCCGGCCGCGGCCATGCCCACCGGCCAGTCGGTGCCCGTGCCGGTGGCCGCGCGCATCACCCAGCCCATACGCCCCATCTCCGAGCGCATCACCCAGCCCACGCCGGCCGTCGCGGACACGTCCCTCGTCGAGACCGAGCGGGCCATTCCGGTCGCCCCCAGTGCCCCGCCCGCGCCGGCCGTCGCGGACACGTCCCTCGTCGAGACCGAGCGGGCCATTCCCATCGGGACCGAGGCGGCCACCACCTCCTCGCGCGTGACGCAGCCCGCCGAAGCGGTGCCGCCCGCCGCCGCGACCCGGGCCGAGCGGACCACCGCGCCCGTGCCCTCGCGGCGCCCGATGGGGCTCATCGCCATCACCATCGGGGCCGTGCTGCTCCTGAGCGGGATTGGCGCCGTCTGGAGCACCCGGAACAAGCCGGAGGTGTTCGAGGACACGAACCTTCCGGCGATCGAGCCTTCCGTGCTGCTCACCGCGGAGCCCGAGGCCCCGAGGGACGCCGGGGTGCGCGTGCCGAGCAAGGCCCCGGCGCCCGCGCCAGCGACGCCCTCGGTGACCGAGCTCTTCGTGAACCCCGACGTGGAGGTGTCCATCAACGGCCGGGTGATCGGCCGCACGCCGTTGACGGTTCCCCTCCCCCTCGGCCGTCACACGCTGACGTTCACCGACACGTCGAAGGGGCTGAAGACGGCCCGGATGATCGACATCACCCACGAAGGCACGTCGACGTTCCACATCCGCCTGGGCATGGGCTCGGTCCTGATCCAGGGGCCCGAGGGGTCTCGCATCAGCCTCAATGGCAAGGACGTGGGGACGGCGCCGCTCGCGGAGATGACGCTGTTCGAGGGCGTGTACGACGTGCGAGTCACCGCTTCGGACGGGGCCGTCTGGGAGAAGACCTTCCAGCTGATGGGGGACCAGCGCCAGGTCCTCGTCCCCGAGTTCGACGCGGAGGAGTGA